One Myripristis murdjan chromosome 18, fMyrMur1.1, whole genome shotgun sequence DNA window includes the following coding sequences:
- the LOC115377076 gene encoding zinc finger protein 883-like isoform X1, whose translation MESPQGQSVATATPPHMLAEVKDEPLDHESIYSTKDISVIVKEEDGDHGDIYSTKDISILVKEEDGDSGDLSDHQASLDPSSDVSPDAEEELEDQQDVCSPLDISIVVKEEPQEQQEICTPPQNISTKKQRPAQTVEKPYRCEQCGKSFSQAQHLTTHQHVHTGEKPFHCNQCGKSFTTEFYFRAHRRVHTGETPFQCAFCRKSFPTDGSLRVHQRVHTGEKPFPCNVCLKSFTTEGSLKVHQRIHTGEKPYHCSHCEKSFNQLSHLQRHQLSHTGEKPYQCNLCEKSFRQSEHLVQHQQTHSKEKPHQCSQCGKCFHRADYLARHRRIHTGESRYICGQCGRGFGHSGDFKKHQRVHTGEKPFDCDQCGESFSRRQDLKRHHRVHTGEKPYKCGECGVCFSTSRSLTRHKYTHTAERPYNCEQCGRGFVAADLLKSHQCAYIGDKPYHCEQCDKRFVTCEYLEMHRCSDTEERPYSCDQCEKTFMKEGNLRMHQRTHREENSLFCDQCGECFSQSGHLKSHHCSHNRGEKVLHCNQCGSSFTQATELKSHQCVPTAEKPYRCDECGKSYTRSTELKTHRRVHTGEKPFRCEFCWKSFAKKGCLRMHQRIHTGEKPYHCDQCGRRFSQSGMLKTHHRTHTGEKPYHCPVCRKSFSWSGGVKRHKCSAPNTDQEL comes from the exons ATTCCACCAAAGATATTTCTGTTATAGTgaaggaggaagatggagaccACGGAGACATCT ATTCCACCAAAGATATTTCTATTTTAGTgaaggaggaagatggagactcTGGAGACCTCT CCGACCATCAAGCCTCTCTGGACCCATCCAGCGACGTCTCTCCTGATGCTGAAGAGGAACTGGAGGACCAGCAGGACGTCT GTTCACCGCTGGACATTTCTATTGTGGTGAAGGAGGAACCCCAAGAGCAGCAGGAAATCT GTACTCCTCCTCAGAAcatatcaacaaaaaaacagcggCCTGCTCAAACTGTGGAGAAACCATACCGGTGTGAGCAGTGCGGCAAGAGTTTCAGCCAAGCCCAGCACCTGACAACCCACCAACACGTCCACACTGGGGAGAAACCTTTTCACTGTAACCAGTGTGGCAAGAGTTTCACCACTGAGTTCTACTTCAGAGCGCACCGGCGGGTCCACACTGGGGAGACACCCTTCCAATGTGCTTTCTGCAGGAAGAGCTTCCCGACTGATGGCAGCCTGCGGGTGCATCAGCGTGTTCACACGGGTGAGAAACCATTTCCCTGCAATGTTTGTCTCAAGAGCTTCACCACAGAGGGAAGCCTCAAAGTGCACCAAcgaatccacacaggagagaaaccctACCACTGTAGTCACTGTGAGAAGAGCTTCAACCAGCTGTCTCACCTGCAGCGTCACCAGCTCtctcacacaggagagaaaccatatcAATGcaacttgtgtgagaaaagctTCCGGCAGTCGGAGCACCTGGTGCAGCACCAGCAGACTCACTCTAAAGAGAAACCCCATCAGTGCAGCCAGTGCGGCAAGTGCTTCCACAGAGCTGACTACCTTGCCAGACATAGACGTATCCATACAGGGGAGAGCCGCTACATATGTGGGCAATGTGGCCGAGGCTTTGGTCATTCAGGGGATTTTAAGAAACATCAGCGTGTGCACACAGGTGAGAAGCCATTTGATTGTGACCAGTGTGGCGAAAGCTTTTCCAGGAGACAGGATCTAAAAAGACACCACCGTGTCCACACTGGGGAAAAACCGTACAAGTGTGGTGAGTGTGGGGTGTGTTTCTCCACCTCAAGAAGCTTGACCAGACACAAGTACACCCACACAGCAGAGAGGCCTTACAACTGTGAGCAGTGTGGGAGGGGATTTGTTGCAGCAGACCTTCTAAAATCACATCAGTGTGCTTACATAGGGGACAAGCCTTATCATTGTGAGCAGTGTGATAAACGCTTTGTGACCTGCGAATACCTAGAAATGCATCGGTGCAGTGACACAGAAGAGAGGCCCTACTCCTGTGACCAGTGTGAAAAAACCTTCATGAAAGAAGGAAATCTGAGGATGCATCAGCGTACCCACAGAGAGGAAAATTCTCTTTTTTGTGACCAGTGTGGAGAGTGTTTCAGCCAGTCAGGACACTTGAAGTCACATCACTGCAGTCATAATAGGGGAGAGAAAGTTTTACACTGTAACCAGTGTGGGAGTAGTTTCACCCAGGCAACAGAGCTGAAGTCCCATCAGTGTGTTCCCACGGCAGAAAAACCTTACCGATGTGACGAGTGCGGCAAAAGCTACACCCGGTCCACTGAACTGAAAACGCACCGACGTGTGCACACTGGGGAGAAACCATTTCGCTGTGAGTTTTGCTGGAAGAGCTTTGCCAAGAAGGGCTGCCTCAGGATGCACCAGCGGATCCACACAGGGGAGAAACCGTACCACTGCGACCAGTGCGGGAGGCGCTTCAGCCAGTCAGGGATGCTGAAGACACACCACCGCACACACACCGGGGAGAAACCGTACCACTGTCCAGTGTGCCGCAAGAGTTTCAGCTGGTCAGGAGGAGTGAAGAGACACAAGTGTTCTGCCCCAAATACAGACCAAGAACTCTAG
- the LOC115377076 gene encoding zinc finger protein 883-like isoform X2: protein MESPQGQSVATATPPHMLAEVKDEPLDHESIYSTKDISVIVKEEDGDHGDILKEEDGDSGDLSDHQASLDPSSDVSPDAEEELEDQQDVCSPLDISIVVKEEPQEQQEICTPPQNISTKKQRPAQTVEKPYRCEQCGKSFSQAQHLTTHQHVHTGEKPFHCNQCGKSFTTEFYFRAHRRVHTGETPFQCAFCRKSFPTDGSLRVHQRVHTGEKPFPCNVCLKSFTTEGSLKVHQRIHTGEKPYHCSHCEKSFNQLSHLQRHQLSHTGEKPYQCNLCEKSFRQSEHLVQHQQTHSKEKPHQCSQCGKCFHRADYLARHRRIHTGESRYICGQCGRGFGHSGDFKKHQRVHTGEKPFDCDQCGESFSRRQDLKRHHRVHTGEKPYKCGECGVCFSTSRSLTRHKYTHTAERPYNCEQCGRGFVAADLLKSHQCAYIGDKPYHCEQCDKRFVTCEYLEMHRCSDTEERPYSCDQCEKTFMKEGNLRMHQRTHREENSLFCDQCGECFSQSGHLKSHHCSHNRGEKVLHCNQCGSSFTQATELKSHQCVPTAEKPYRCDECGKSYTRSTELKTHRRVHTGEKPFRCEFCWKSFAKKGCLRMHQRIHTGEKPYHCDQCGRRFSQSGMLKTHHRTHTGEKPYHCPVCRKSFSWSGGVKRHKCSAPNTDQEL from the exons ATTCCACCAAAGATATTTCTGTTATAGTgaaggaggaagatggagaccACGGAGACATCT TgaaggaggaagatggagactcTGGAGACCTCT CCGACCATCAAGCCTCTCTGGACCCATCCAGCGACGTCTCTCCTGATGCTGAAGAGGAACTGGAGGACCAGCAGGACGTCT GTTCACCGCTGGACATTTCTATTGTGGTGAAGGAGGAACCCCAAGAGCAGCAGGAAATCT GTACTCCTCCTCAGAAcatatcaacaaaaaaacagcggCCTGCTCAAACTGTGGAGAAACCATACCGGTGTGAGCAGTGCGGCAAGAGTTTCAGCCAAGCCCAGCACCTGACAACCCACCAACACGTCCACACTGGGGAGAAACCTTTTCACTGTAACCAGTGTGGCAAGAGTTTCACCACTGAGTTCTACTTCAGAGCGCACCGGCGGGTCCACACTGGGGAGACACCCTTCCAATGTGCTTTCTGCAGGAAGAGCTTCCCGACTGATGGCAGCCTGCGGGTGCATCAGCGTGTTCACACGGGTGAGAAACCATTTCCCTGCAATGTTTGTCTCAAGAGCTTCACCACAGAGGGAAGCCTCAAAGTGCACCAAcgaatccacacaggagagaaaccctACCACTGTAGTCACTGTGAGAAGAGCTTCAACCAGCTGTCTCACCTGCAGCGTCACCAGCTCtctcacacaggagagaaaccatatcAATGcaacttgtgtgagaaaagctTCCGGCAGTCGGAGCACCTGGTGCAGCACCAGCAGACTCACTCTAAAGAGAAACCCCATCAGTGCAGCCAGTGCGGCAAGTGCTTCCACAGAGCTGACTACCTTGCCAGACATAGACGTATCCATACAGGGGAGAGCCGCTACATATGTGGGCAATGTGGCCGAGGCTTTGGTCATTCAGGGGATTTTAAGAAACATCAGCGTGTGCACACAGGTGAGAAGCCATTTGATTGTGACCAGTGTGGCGAAAGCTTTTCCAGGAGACAGGATCTAAAAAGACACCACCGTGTCCACACTGGGGAAAAACCGTACAAGTGTGGTGAGTGTGGGGTGTGTTTCTCCACCTCAAGAAGCTTGACCAGACACAAGTACACCCACACAGCAGAGAGGCCTTACAACTGTGAGCAGTGTGGGAGGGGATTTGTTGCAGCAGACCTTCTAAAATCACATCAGTGTGCTTACATAGGGGACAAGCCTTATCATTGTGAGCAGTGTGATAAACGCTTTGTGACCTGCGAATACCTAGAAATGCATCGGTGCAGTGACACAGAAGAGAGGCCCTACTCCTGTGACCAGTGTGAAAAAACCTTCATGAAAGAAGGAAATCTGAGGATGCATCAGCGTACCCACAGAGAGGAAAATTCTCTTTTTTGTGACCAGTGTGGAGAGTGTTTCAGCCAGTCAGGACACTTGAAGTCACATCACTGCAGTCATAATAGGGGAGAGAAAGTTTTACACTGTAACCAGTGTGGGAGTAGTTTCACCCAGGCAACAGAGCTGAAGTCCCATCAGTGTGTTCCCACGGCAGAAAAACCTTACCGATGTGACGAGTGCGGCAAAAGCTACACCCGGTCCACTGAACTGAAAACGCACCGACGTGTGCACACTGGGGAGAAACCATTTCGCTGTGAGTTTTGCTGGAAGAGCTTTGCCAAGAAGGGCTGCCTCAGGATGCACCAGCGGATCCACACAGGGGAGAAACCGTACCACTGCGACCAGTGCGGGAGGCGCTTCAGCCAGTCAGGGATGCTGAAGACACACCACCGCACACACACCGGGGAGAAACCGTACCACTGTCCAGTGTGCCGCAAGAGTTTCAGCTGGTCAGGAGGAGTGAAGAGACACAAGTGTTCTGCCCCAAATACAGACCAAGAACTCTAG